One Plasmodium vinckei vinckei genome assembly, chromosome: PVVCY_09 genomic region harbors:
- a CDS encoding cupin-like protein, putative, translating to MATKDQYIGFCFHKSKINQIDKIDHNITAEEFYLNYILKRKPCILKSEHVIKNKLNIDINFMKNNMENVNVQLEQKISNSFGTGEKVEMKFHDFLSLLEEGNTNYYLNTQYIKENAYHPSDLCNSITQQMINYLPKELDIMGNLEIYQYNIWLGNNDDKNLKTFLHHDYHDNIYVLLEGKKIFRIYSPHFAHLLKTNGNISRIHNNGLIAYSPFIRSDGSNYLDVYKKKVDNIYYDINLMEMYLNRKDKLLDDEIIENSIDKAEQKLNALEDNILSYRIRKSKFRHKESARNDIPNHFCLINTSDRTSDDCIFDDTTEIENKYIEICINKGDILYLPCGWFHEVKSFSNEKYHLAFNYWYYPPYIKMTNSLEMQNRFLHPYVDRHLTERNKILYKKIGIIKIEKKQDIINILSYYSNMIIKKKKRPKRVNINRFTHRRRPRALNFLF from the exons ATGGCAACAAAAGACCAATACATCGG ATTTTGTTTCcataaaagtaaaataaatcagATTGATAAAATTGATCATAATATAACAGCAGAggaattttatttgaattatatattaaaaagaaaaccatgcatattaaaaag tgAGCatgtaattaaaaataaattgaaCATAGATATTAACTTCATGAAGAATAATATGGAAAATGTAAATGTTCAAttagaacaaaaaatatcaaactCTTTTGGAACAGGGGAAAAAGTCGAAATGAAATTTCATGATTTCTTATCATTATTGGAAGAAGGAAATactaattattatttaaatacccaatatataaaagaaaatgcaTATCACCCATCTGATTTATGTAACTCGATTACTCAacaaatgataaattatcTCCCAAAGGAATTAGACATTATGGg taaCTTGGAAATATATCAGTATAATATTTGGCTAGgaaataatgatgataaaaatttaaaaacatttttgcATCATGATTAtcatgataatatatatgttttactAGAAg gGAAAAAAATCTTTAGGATATATAGCCCACATTTTGctcatttattaaaaacaaatg GAAACATATCCCGTATTCATAATAATGGTTTAATTGCATACTCGCCATTTATTAGAAGTGATG GATCAAATTATTTAGatgtatacaaaaaaaaagtggataatatatattacgatattaatttaatggAAATGTATTTAAATAGAAAgg ACAAGCTTCTGGACGATgaaataattgaaaattCTATAGATAAAGCGGAGCAGAA atTAAATGCATTAgaagataatattttaagcTACAGAATTCGTAAATCAAAATTCCGGCATAAAGAAAGCGCGAGAAACGATATACCAAATCATTTTTGTCTTATTAATACATCAGACAGAACATCtg ATGATTGTATCTTTGATGATACCACCGAAAtagaaaacaaatatattgagatatgcataaataaaGGAGACATAC tGTATTTGCCATGTGGATGGTTTCACGAAGTTAAATCCTTTTCAAATGAGAAAT aCCATTTAGCATTTAATTATTGGTATTACCCACcttacataaaaatgacGAATTCGCTAGAAATGCAAAACAGGTTTCTCCATCCTTATGTAGATAGGCATTTAACTGaacgaaataaaattttatataaaaag ATTGGGATCattaaaatagaaaaaaaacaggatatcataaatattttatcgtATTACAGTAAtatgattataaaaaaaaagaaacgGCCAAAAAGGGTAAATATAAACAGATTTACACATCGAAGAAGGCCAAGGGCCcttaattttcttttttaa